The proteins below are encoded in one region of Micromonospora yangpuensis:
- a CDS encoding DUF5130 family protein: MTVGEKQTAGPGSPPEVLDGPFSTRQLLRIDEALRLADQGTGLVFSVYVGALDEPVREHAQRLHRQLADPDESVLIAVSPNQRQLEVVTGRQARKRIPDTYAKLAALSMVAAFGVGDLAGGIINGLDQLASHAGKA; this comes from the coding sequence GTGACCGTTGGTGAGAAGCAGACGGCCGGGCCGGGCAGCCCGCCCGAGGTGCTGGACGGGCCGTTCTCGACCCGGCAGCTGCTGCGCATCGACGAGGCCCTGCGCCTGGCCGACCAGGGCACCGGACTGGTCTTCTCGGTCTACGTCGGCGCGCTGGACGAGCCGGTCCGTGAGCACGCCCAGCGGCTGCACCGCCAGCTCGCCGACCCGGACGAGTCGGTGCTGATCGCCGTCTCACCCAACCAGCGTCAGCTGGAGGTGGTCACCGGCCGGCAGGCCCGTAAGCGCATCCCCGACACGTACGCCAAACTGGCCGCGCTCTCCATGGTGGCGGCCTTCGGCGTGGGCGACCTGGCCGGCGGCATCATCAACGGCCTCGACCAGCTCGCCAGCCACGCCGGCAAAGCGTAA
- the kynU gene encoding kynureninase, whose protein sequence is MTTHEAEADSLRLAGAEADLLRLAGAEAEAQRRDAADPGHRHLFHVPPAEGGRYPETAYFAGNSLGLQPRATRTDLLADLDTWSQIGVEGWFESQRPWTRYHELLTGPTARLVGARTTETVVMNTLTVNLHLLMVSFYRPAGERTRIVIEDAAFPSDSYAVRSQARFHGLDPDETVVRLRPRAGEDTLRTEDVTAYLAAEGERVALVLLGGVNYLTGELMDIPAITAAGRAAGAVVGWDLAHAVGNVPLSLHDWDVDFAAWCTYKYLNSGPGALAGLFVHERHLGDPDLPRFEGWWGNDLATRFEMAPVSRPPATADAWQVSCQPLLAMGPVRTSLELFDAVGMPALRERSIRLTGWLEQLLDEVTADRPLTVVTPRDPDRRGCQLSVRIGVGSAAELASRLRYEHGVIADSREPDIIRFAPVPLYSTYHDCWRAAEALAATVDVTKPA, encoded by the coding sequence ATGACCACCCACGAGGCCGAGGCCGATTCGCTGCGCCTCGCCGGAGCCGAGGCCGACTTGCTGCGCCTCGCCGGAGCCGAGGCCGAAGCCCAGCGGCGCGATGCCGCCGATCCCGGCCACCGGCACCTGTTCCACGTGCCGCCGGCCGAGGGCGGGCGCTACCCGGAGACGGCGTACTTCGCCGGCAACTCGCTGGGCCTGCAACCCCGGGCCACCCGGACCGACCTCCTGGCCGACCTGGACACCTGGAGCCAGATCGGGGTGGAGGGCTGGTTCGAGTCGCAGCGCCCGTGGACCCGGTACCACGAGCTGTTGACCGGGCCGACCGCCCGACTGGTCGGCGCCCGGACCACCGAGACCGTGGTGATGAACACCCTCACGGTCAACCTGCACCTGCTGATGGTCTCCTTCTACCGCCCGGCCGGCGAGCGGACCAGGATCGTCATCGAGGACGCCGCCTTCCCCTCGGACAGCTACGCGGTGCGCAGCCAGGCCCGCTTCCACGGCCTGGACCCGGACGAGACGGTCGTCCGGCTGCGGCCCCGCGCCGGCGAGGACACCCTGCGCACCGAGGACGTCACGGCGTACCTGGCCGCCGAGGGGGAGCGGGTCGCCCTGGTCCTGCTGGGCGGGGTGAACTACCTCACCGGCGAGCTGATGGACATCCCGGCGATCACCGCCGCCGGCCGGGCCGCCGGGGCCGTGGTCGGCTGGGACCTGGCCCACGCGGTGGGCAACGTGCCGCTGTCCCTGCACGACTGGGACGTCGACTTCGCCGCCTGGTGCACCTACAAGTACCTCAACTCCGGCCCGGGGGCCCTGGCCGGTCTCTTCGTCCACGAGCGGCACCTGGGCGATCCGGACCTGCCCCGCTTCGAGGGGTGGTGGGGCAACGACCTGGCCACCCGGTTCGAGATGGCCCCGGTCTCCCGGCCGCCGGCCACCGCCGACGCCTGGCAGGTCTCCTGCCAACCGCTGCTGGCGATGGGACCGGTACGGACCTCGCTGGAGCTGTTCGACGCGGTGGGCATGCCGGCCCTGCGCGAGCGCAGCATCCGGCTCACCGGCTGGCTTGAGCAACTGCTGGACGAGGTCACCGCCGACCGCCCGCTGACCGTGGTCACCCCGCGTGATCCGGACCGCCGGGGCTGCCAGCTCTCCGTCCGCATCGGCGTCGGCAGCGCCGCCGAACTGGCCAGCCGCCTGCGGTACGAGCACGGCGTGATCGCCGACTCGCGGGAGCCGGACATCATCCGGTTCGCCCCGGTGCCGCTCTACTCGACGTACCACGACTGCTGGCGGGCGGCCGAGGCTCTCGCCGCCACGGTCGACGTGACGAAACCGGCGTAA
- a CDS encoding tryptophan 2,3-dioxygenase, protein METNLRELTPPTAVRPVTAGQRVSRAARNGGQPTLEFTDRVPYDAYVHASTLHTLQQPLSDDPGEMSFLVVSQIMELYFGLTCHELRQAQRDLRADRIWAALAPLRRATLHLQGLNAAWRGLSWMTPADFNRFRDLLGEGSGFQSAMYRHLEFLLGLRDPALIRPFRRQEQVHADLRATLAAPSLWDDVLALLARHGHDLPAELLARDVADEHQPHPAVEAAWVRVYAEPGPENQLRMLGEALAGVAEEFGDWRWNHLKAVQRTMGAKAGSGGSAGVTWLQRSMARVVFPELWSARTAM, encoded by the coding sequence GTGGAGACGAATCTGCGGGAGCTGACGCCCCCGACGGCGGTGCGGCCCGTCACCGCCGGGCAGCGGGTGTCCCGGGCGGCCCGTAACGGCGGTCAGCCGACCCTGGAGTTCACCGACCGGGTGCCGTACGACGCGTACGTGCACGCCAGCACCCTGCACACCCTGCAACAACCGCTGAGCGACGACCCGGGCGAGATGTCCTTCCTGGTGGTCAGCCAGATCATGGAGCTGTACTTCGGGCTGACCTGTCACGAGCTGCGCCAGGCCCAACGGGACCTGCGCGCCGACCGGATCTGGGCGGCGCTCGCCCCGCTGCGCCGGGCCACCCTGCACCTGCAGGGGCTCAACGCGGCCTGGCGGGGGCTGAGCTGGATGACCCCGGCCGACTTCAACCGCTTCCGCGACCTGCTCGGTGAGGGGTCCGGCTTCCAGTCGGCGATGTACCGGCACCTGGAGTTCCTGCTCGGCCTGCGCGACCCGGCGCTGATCCGCCCGTTCCGCCGGCAGGAGCAGGTCCACGCCGACCTGCGGGCGACCCTCGCCGCACCGAGCCTCTGGGACGACGTGCTCGCCCTGCTCGCCCGGCACGGCCACGACCTGCCCGCCGAGCTGCTGGCCCGGGACGTCGCCGACGAGCACCAGCCGCACCCGGCCGTCGAGGCCGCCTGGGTGCGCGTCTACGCCGAGCCGGGGCCGGAGAACCAGCTGCGGATGCTGGGTGAGGCGCTGGCCGGGGTGGCCGAGGAGTTCGGCGACTGGCGGTGGAACCATCTCAAGGCGGTGCAGCGCACCATGGGTGCCAAGGCCGGCAGCGGCGGGTCCGCCGGGGTGACATGGCTGCAGCGCAGCATGGCCCGGGTGGTCTTCCCCGAGCTGTGGTCGGCCCGTACCGCGATGTGA
- a CDS encoding Lrp/AsnC family transcriptional regulator, with protein sequence MDDMDWALLRELQADARLSFSELSRRVHLSPPAVAERVRRLEESGVITGYHARVDLTRAGRRVVALIRMSCYGPRCILHDPTVPDWPEILEIHRITGDACSVLKVAAASIGAFEQVIDRLAPYGQPSSTMVLSTPLDRQPLGPL encoded by the coding sequence GTGGACGACATGGACTGGGCGCTGCTGCGGGAGTTGCAGGCCGACGCCCGGCTCTCCTTCAGCGAGTTGTCCCGCCGGGTGCACCTGTCCCCGCCCGCGGTGGCCGAACGGGTCCGCCGGCTGGAGGAGTCCGGGGTGATCACCGGGTACCACGCGCGGGTGGACCTGACCCGGGCCGGCCGGCGGGTGGTCGCGCTGATCCGGATGTCCTGTTACGGACCGCGGTGCATCCTGCACGACCCGACGGTGCCCGACTGGCCGGAGATCCTGGAGATCCACCGGATCACCGGTGACGCGTGCAGCGTGCTGAAGGTCGCCGCCGCGTCGATCGGCGCGTTCGAGCAGGTGATCGACCGGCTGGCCCCGTACGGCCAGCCGTCGAGCACGATGGTGCTCTCCACCCCGCTCGACCGGCAGCCGCTCGGGCCGCTCTGA
- a CDS encoding class F sortase yields MAASRGRTRRAGRRPLRAVGRSGRALGRLVVRTTARLRRVAGQVVTVSVSTTYGAAGGTGATPRPPGTDRHRPTGRRPWPAGRSGILAGRSGPGAPVLVVATLMVLVVAVLGVERVAGISVLPDRLTAGLRPPPKDFPVLPASPPVGITIPKIDVAAPVHAVGVAPDGTIGVPEAARAQEAAWYDQGPTPGQYGPAVIVGHVDTHTGPAVFHQLKLLRAGDRVEVTRQDRSRAVFEVESVERFDKERFPADEIFGDFSRPYLRLITCGGRWVGGPTGYADNVVVFASLVDAEPA; encoded by the coding sequence GTGGCCGCCTCCCGAGGACGTACCCGGCGGGCCGGGCGTCGACCGCTGCGGGCGGTCGGCCGCTCGGGGCGGGCGCTCGGCCGGCTGGTGGTGCGCACCACGGCCCGGCTGCGTCGGGTCGCCGGACAGGTGGTCACCGTCAGCGTCAGCACCACCTACGGCGCGGCCGGCGGCACCGGGGCGACCCCCCGACCGCCGGGGACCGACCGGCACCGGCCCACCGGCCGGCGGCCCTGGCCCGCCGGCCGGTCCGGGATCCTGGCCGGGCGCTCCGGGCCGGGCGCGCCGGTGCTGGTGGTGGCCACCCTGATGGTGCTGGTGGTCGCCGTGCTCGGGGTCGAACGGGTGGCCGGGATCAGCGTGCTGCCGGACCGGCTCACCGCCGGGCTACGTCCACCACCGAAGGACTTCCCGGTGCTGCCGGCGAGCCCGCCGGTGGGCATCACCATCCCGAAGATCGACGTGGCCGCGCCGGTGCACGCCGTCGGGGTGGCCCCCGACGGCACGATCGGCGTGCCGGAGGCCGCCCGCGCCCAGGAGGCGGCCTGGTACGACCAGGGCCCCACCCCCGGCCAGTACGGCCCGGCGGTGATCGTCGGCCACGTCGACACGCACACCGGTCCGGCGGTCTTCCACCAGCTCAAGCTGCTGCGGGCCGGTGACCGGGTGGAGGTGACCCGCCAGGACCGGTCCCGGGCGGTCTTCGAGGTCGAGTCGGTGGAACGGTTCGACAAGGAGCGGTTCCCGGCGGACGAGATCTTCGGCGACTTCAGCCGCCCGTACCTGCGGCTGATCACCTGCGGCGGTCGGTGGGTCGGGGGTCCGACCGGCTACGCCGACAACGTGGTGGTCTTCGCGTCCCTGGTCGACGCCGAACCCGCCTGA
- a CDS encoding HNH endonuclease, with translation MPDIRPTAGSGALVLNATYEPLCVVSVRRAAILVLSAKAICVADGEGILHSARNALPVPSVVRLTRFVRVPYRTHVGLSRRAIFARDGWRCAYCRGPAETIDHVFPRSRGGRHAWENVVAACARCNHTKGDKTPAELGWRLHALPAAPKGTAWRVLGHRAPDPRWADWLDLREPEAAA, from the coding sequence ATGCCTGACATACGACCCACAGCGGGCTCCGGCGCGTTGGTCCTCAACGCCACGTACGAGCCGCTGTGTGTCGTGTCGGTACGTCGGGCCGCCATCCTCGTGCTCTCCGCCAAGGCCATCTGTGTGGCCGACGGGGAGGGCATCCTGCACAGCGCGCGCAACGCGTTACCGGTGCCCTCCGTGGTGCGGCTGACCCGGTTCGTCCGGGTGCCGTACCGCACCCACGTCGGCCTCTCCCGGCGGGCGATCTTCGCCCGCGACGGCTGGCGGTGCGCGTACTGCCGGGGGCCGGCCGAGACCATCGACCACGTCTTCCCGCGCAGCCGGGGCGGCCGGCACGCCTGGGAGAACGTGGTCGCCGCCTGCGCCCGGTGCAACCACACCAAGGGGGACAAGACCCCGGCCGAGCTGGGTTGGCGGCTGCACGCCCTGCCGGCGGCCCCGAAGGGCACCGCGTGGCGGGTGCTCGGTCACCGGGCCCCGGATCCCCGCTGGGCCGACTGGCTGGACCTGCGCGAGCCGGAAGCCGCCGCCTGA
- a CDS encoding mechanosensitive ion channel family protein, translating to MTNVSRTLVAGPTPEAPASPSADCLDDVLCDAVWDVTGSFWFAEGSYWILLKPLRIVLILLVAVLLRWLVNRTIKRLVRTTTDASVPTLLRPLRERIPEASPTPAQFVPERRRQRAEAIGSVLRSGATAFILGIALLMVLKEFSFDLAPLLASAGIAGVALGFGAQSLVKDLLAGLFMLIEDQYGVGDTVDLGEATGTVEAVGLRVTTVRDGRGVLWYIRNGEIVRVGNKSQGWALVVVDLPVGFANTEEVSAVLRTAAASVSLDPELSPEIVEPPTVLGVEQMTVDGAVIRTVVKTTADGQFAVGRELRRRLAEALENSGITAQIAAARYYPGLPVEPGPGGPTVRPAGPTGPPTGSTGTPPAGPTGTTGTGSTGAGPDGRP from the coding sequence GTGACCAATGTCAGTCGTACGCTCGTCGCCGGCCCCACCCCCGAGGCACCGGCCTCCCCCTCGGCCGACTGTCTGGACGACGTCCTGTGCGATGCCGTCTGGGACGTCACCGGCTCGTTCTGGTTCGCCGAGGGCAGCTACTGGATCCTGCTCAAGCCGCTGCGGATCGTCCTGATCCTGCTGGTGGCGGTGCTGCTCCGCTGGTTGGTGAACCGGACCATCAAGCGGCTGGTCCGGACGACCACCGACGCCTCCGTGCCGACCCTGCTGCGACCGCTGCGGGAGCGGATCCCCGAGGCCTCGCCGACCCCTGCCCAGTTCGTGCCGGAGCGGCGCCGGCAGCGGGCCGAGGCGATCGGTTCGGTGCTACGCAGCGGGGCCACCGCGTTCATCCTCGGCATCGCGCTGCTGATGGTGCTCAAGGAGTTCAGCTTCGATCTCGCCCCGCTGCTGGCCAGCGCCGGCATCGCCGGGGTGGCGCTCGGCTTCGGCGCACAGAGCCTGGTCAAGGACCTGCTCGCCGGGCTGTTCATGTTGATCGAGGACCAGTACGGCGTGGGCGACACGGTCGACCTCGGCGAGGCCACCGGCACGGTGGAGGCGGTCGGGCTGCGGGTCACCACGGTCCGCGACGGTCGCGGGGTGCTCTGGTACATCCGTAACGGGGAGATCGTCCGGGTCGGCAACAAGAGCCAGGGCTGGGCCCTGGTCGTGGTGGACCTGCCGGTCGGCTTCGCCAACACCGAGGAGGTCTCCGCGGTGCTCCGGACGGCGGCGGCCTCGGTGTCGCTGGACCCGGAGTTGTCCCCGGAGATCGTCGAGCCGCCCACGGTGCTGGGCGTGGAGCAGATGACGGTGGACGGCGCGGTGATCCGTACCGTGGTGAAGACGACGGCGGACGGCCAGTTCGCGGTGGGCCGGGAGTTGCGCCGACGGCTGGCCGAGGCCCTGGAGAACTCCGGGATCACCGCCCAGATCGCCGCCGCCCGGTACTACCCGGGCCTGCCCGTCGAACCCGGCCCCGGCGGCCCGACCGTCCGGCCCGCCGGCCCGACCGGCCCGCCCACCGGCTCGACCGGTACCCCGCCCGCCGGCCCGACCGGCACGACCGGCACGGGCAGCACGGGCGCCGGCCCGGACGGCCGCCCGTAG
- a CDS encoding MFS transporter — MSDERPAEERAATFGEVFSQREYRAVLSATTLAWVGDYIAKAAVTVLVYRESESVALSAAAFAVSFLPWLIGGPLLATIAERYRYRQVMVTCDLIRMALVSLVAIPGMPVWTILCLLFLTTLANPPSQAARSALMPLILTGDRLVVGLSINASVGQAAQVVGYLLGAAIATVNPTLALLVNATTFALSAVLVRLGVRDRPPAMNAAHRSDLLRETGEGFRIVFGNPALRAIAVLVFSSMLFAIVPEGLAAAWARTGSSGGLDAGVAQAVIMAANPVGFILGGLLIGRTVTPARRVRLIRPMAVIAPLVLVPALLDPPPLAVALLAAGCGFAVGGLLPVANGLFVRALPDGFRARAFGVMATGLQVIQGVAVLTTGLLAERFSIPLVVGLWSAAGVLLMLLVVANLPTHLWNASLAARGPTGAAPPAAEVDGSVPPRPRSADPTAADAPTR, encoded by the coding sequence GTGTCCGACGAGCGACCTGCCGAGGAGCGGGCAGCCACCTTCGGTGAGGTGTTCTCCCAGCGTGAATACCGGGCAGTGCTCAGCGCCACCACCCTCGCCTGGGTCGGCGACTACATCGCCAAGGCCGCCGTCACCGTGCTGGTCTACCGGGAGAGCGAGTCGGTCGCCCTCTCCGCCGCCGCCTTCGCGGTCAGCTTCCTGCCCTGGCTGATCGGCGGGCCGCTGCTCGCCACGATCGCCGAGCGGTACCGCTACCGGCAGGTGATGGTGACCTGCGACCTCATCCGGATGGCCCTGGTCAGCCTGGTCGCCATCCCGGGCATGCCGGTCTGGACGATCCTCTGTCTGCTGTTCCTCACCACGCTGGCCAATCCGCCGAGTCAGGCGGCCCGGTCGGCGCTGATGCCGTTGATCCTGACCGGTGACCGGCTGGTGGTGGGGCTGTCCATCAACGCCAGCGTGGGCCAGGCCGCACAGGTCGTCGGCTACCTGCTGGGTGCCGCCATCGCCACCGTGAACCCGACCCTCGCGTTGCTCGTCAACGCGACCACGTTCGCCCTCTCCGCCGTCCTGGTCCGGCTCGGGGTGCGCGACCGTCCGCCGGCGATGAACGCCGCGCACCGCAGTGACCTGCTGCGCGAGACCGGCGAGGGCTTCCGGATCGTCTTCGGCAACCCGGCTCTGCGGGCCATCGCCGTACTGGTGTTCAGCTCGATGCTCTTCGCCATCGTGCCGGAGGGGCTGGCCGCGGCCTGGGCGCGCACGGGCAGCAGCGGAGGGCTGGACGCCGGGGTGGCGCAGGCGGTCATCATGGCCGCGAATCCGGTCGGCTTCATTCTCGGCGGCCTGCTGATCGGGCGGACGGTCACGCCGGCCCGCCGGGTGCGGCTGATCCGGCCGATGGCGGTGATCGCCCCACTGGTGCTGGTGCCGGCCCTGCTGGACCCGCCACCGTTGGCCGTCGCGCTGCTCGCCGCCGGCTGCGGATTCGCCGTCGGCGGCCTGTTGCCGGTCGCCAACGGGTTGTTCGTCCGGGCCCTGCCCGACGGTTTCCGGGCCCGCGCGTTCGGGGTGATGGCCACCGGGCTCCAGGTGATCCAGGGCGTCGCGGTGCTGACCACGGGTCTGCTCGCCGAACGGTTCTCCATCCCGCTGGTGGTCGGGCTCTGGAGCGCCGCCGGGGTGCTGCTCATGCTCCTGGTGGTCGCCAACCTGCCGACCCACCTCTGGAACGCCAGTCTGGCCGCCCGGGGGCCGACGGGGGCCGCCCCGCCCGCCGCCGAGGTCGACGGGTCCGTCCCACCCCGACCCCGGTCAGCCGACCCCACCGCCGCCGACGCGCCCACCCGCTGA
- a CDS encoding globin codes for MNAAGESGQPSTTFFEAVGGEPTFRRLVDEFYAGVATDPVLRPMYPEEDLGPAAERLTLFLMQYWGGPNTYSSQRGHPRLRMRHAPFRVGAVERDAWLLHMRRAVDRLDLTPEAAGTLWDYLERAAYFMVNVMDDPAHPA; via the coding sequence GTGAATGCCGCAGGAGAGTCCGGCCAGCCGTCGACGACCTTCTTCGAGGCGGTCGGAGGCGAGCCCACCTTCCGCCGGCTGGTCGACGAGTTCTACGCCGGGGTGGCCACCGACCCGGTGCTGCGTCCGATGTACCCGGAGGAGGACCTGGGGCCCGCCGCGGAGCGGCTGACGCTCTTCCTCATGCAGTACTGGGGCGGGCCGAACACCTACTCCAGCCAGCGGGGTCACCCCCGGCTGCGGATGCGGCACGCCCCGTTCCGGGTCGGCGCCGTCGAACGGGACGCCTGGCTGCTGCACATGCGGCGGGCGGTCGACCGGCTCGACCTCACCCCGGAGGCGGCCGGCACCCTCTGGGACTACCTGGAACGGGCCGCGTACTTCATGGTCAACGTCATGGACGACCCGGCCCACCCCGCGTGA